A single genomic interval of Wolbachia endosymbiont of Diaphorina citri harbors:
- the ykgO gene encoding type B 50S ribosomal protein L36: MKVKGSLKSHRNRDKNCKVVKRGGKVYIINKVKPRCKARQGS; the protein is encoded by the coding sequence ATGAAAGTTAAAGGGTCACTAAAATCTCATCGTAACAGAGATAAAAATTGTAAAGTTGTGAAAAGGGGTGGTAAAGTTTATATTATAAATAAGGTGAAGCCAAGATGTAAAGCGCGTCAAGGTTCTTAG
- the guaB gene encoding IMP dehydrogenase, with protein sequence MKKMEACYSFDDVLLLPAYSDVLPRDADTRTYLTNNIELNIPLISSAMDTVTESGFAIAIAQHGGIGCIHKNLSIDEQVLEVRRVKKYESWIVYNPITISPDKTVAEAVSLMREYNYSGIPVVDQRKLVGILTNRDVRFIEDQNMNIKVSEVMTKDKLVTVREQAVNSASAMKLLHANRIEKLLVVDENSCCIGLITVKDIEKYNRYPNSCKDSKGRLRVAAAISTGKKDGIERCEALIEEEVDVVIVDTAHGHSQNVISTIKEIKKMYPNTQLIGGNITTKEAAEALIDAGVDTVKVGIGPGSICTTRIVTGVGMPQFSAIKNIAEVCKTKNVRLIADGGIKYSGDVAKAIAAGADTVMIGSIFAGTEESPGEIIMYKGRAYKEYRGMGSISAMKRGSASRYFQDSKLDLVPQGVEARVPFKGPASGVICQLIGGLQAAMGYTGNRNIEEMKKNCKFVTITSSGLRESHAHDIIITQEAPNYAYQASNLSSDSE encoded by the coding sequence ATGAAAAAAATGGAAGCTTGTTATTCGTTTGACGATGTACTTCTCTTACCGGCCTATTCTGATGTATTGCCTCGTGATGCAGACACAAGAACTTATCTAACAAATAATATAGAACTAAATATCCCTCTCATATCCTCTGCAATGGACACTGTCACTGAATCAGGTTTTGCAATAGCTATTGCCCAACATGGTGGAATAGGTTGCATACATAAGAATTTATCAATAGATGAACAAGTGTTAGAAGTAAGAAGGGTGAAAAAATATGAAAGCTGGATCGTGTATAACCCAATTACAATTTCCCCAGATAAAACAGTTGCAGAAGCAGTTTCATTAATGAGAGAGTATAATTATTCCGGCATTCCTGTAGTTGATCAACGCAAGTTAGTGGGAATTTTAACTAATCGAGATGTGAGGTTTATTGAAGACCAGAACATGAATATAAAGGTTTCCGAGGTAATGACAAAAGATAAGTTAGTAACAGTTCGAGAGCAGGCAGTAAACAGCGCCTCAGCAATGAAATTGTTGCATGCAAATAGAATAGAGAAGCTTTTGGTTGTTGATGAAAATTCTTGTTGCATAGGTCTAATCACAGTTAAAGACATCGAAAAATACAATAGATATCCAAATTCATGTAAAGACAGTAAAGGTCGACTCAGAGTTGCCGCTGCAATTAGTACTGGTAAAAAAGACGGTATAGAAAGATGTGAAGCTTTGATCGAAGAAGAAGTTGATGTGGTTATTGTAGATACCGCTCACGGTCATTCCCAGAACGTTATCAGCACTATTAAGGAAATAAAAAAGATGTATCCGAATACTCAATTAATCGGTGGAAATATCACAACAAAAGAGGCTGCTGAAGCGTTGATTGATGCTGGTGTTGATACAGTGAAAGTTGGAATAGGGCCAGGATCAATTTGTACTACCAGAATAGTTACAGGCGTTGGTATGCCACAATTCTCTGCGATCAAGAATATTGCAGAGGTTTGTAAAACAAAAAACGTCAGACTAATTGCTGATGGTGGAATAAAATATTCGGGAGATGTTGCAAAAGCTATTGCAGCTGGTGCTGATACTGTGATGATAGGTTCAATCTTTGCTGGTACTGAGGAAAGCCCAGGTGAGATTATCATGTATAAGGGTAGAGCATATAAAGAATATCGAGGAATGGGATCTATTAGTGCAATGAAACGAGGTTCAGCTAGCCGTTATTTTCAAGATTCAAAACTTGATTTAGTCCCACAAGGAGTAGAAGCAAGAGTTCCTTTTAAAGGTCCAGCTTCAGGAGTGATCTGTCAGTTAATTGGTGGGTTGCAAGCTGCAATGGGTTACACTGGCAACCGTAATATAGAAGAGATGAAAAAAAACTGCAAATTTGTCACTATTACTTCATCAGGGTTAAGAGAAAGTCATGCTCATGATATAATCATTACACAGGAAGCTCCAAATTACGCTTACCAAGCATCTAATTTATCATCTGATTCAGAGTAA
- a CDS encoding pyruvate, water dikinase regulatory protein produces MTLKKLNLHLVSDSSGETVISVAKSALKHFRSVETIEYVWSFVKGEEQIDKILEEIERKSDEHNFVICTITDDGLRKYLKDNCIKLKIPYRAILSHIIREISSYLEIEKDEKLDLYTEINNEYFQRIEAINYTINHDDGQGIQIDKADIILVGVSRTSKSPTSMYLAYRGYKVANVPFISEVPFYIDLAKLKNKLTIGVTINPSRLVEIRKNRLTSINNKDNNIYADSEKVEKEIKEAEEFFKQNNWPIIDVTQRSIEEVSATIIQCFNKM; encoded by the coding sequence ATGACCCTTAAAAAGCTTAACCTACACTTAGTGTCAGATTCAAGTGGTGAAACTGTTATATCAGTTGCAAAATCAGCTCTAAAACACTTTCGTTCTGTAGAAACGATCGAATATGTTTGGTCTTTTGTAAAAGGAGAAGAGCAGATCGATAAAATTCTGGAGGAAATTGAGAGAAAAAGTGATGAGCATAACTTTGTTATATGCACTATTACTGATGATGGGCTCAGAAAATATCTAAAAGATAATTGTATCAAGTTAAAAATTCCATATCGAGCAATACTATCACATATTATTAGAGAAATCTCATCCTATCTTGAAATTGAAAAGGATGAAAAACTTGACCTGTATACTGAAATAAATAACGAGTATTTTCAGCGTATTGAGGCAATAAACTATACCATCAATCACGATGATGGACAAGGTATTCAAATCGATAAAGCAGATATAATTTTGGTTGGAGTTTCACGCACATCAAAATCTCCCACTAGTATGTATTTAGCTTATAGAGGCTACAAGGTTGCGAATGTTCCTTTTATTAGTGAGGTACCCTTTTATATCGACTTAGCAAAATTAAAAAATAAACTGACTATAGGAGTAACAATCAACCCAAGTAGACTAGTAGAAATACGCAAAAACAGACTTACTTCAATTAATAACAAAGATAATAATATATATGCTGATTCTGAAAAAGTAGAAAAGGAAATTAAAGAAGCAGAGGAGTTCTTTAAGCAAAATAACTGGCCAATTATTGATGTTACGCAAAGGTCGATCGAAGAAGTATCAGCAACAATTATACAATGTTTTAATAAAATGTGA
- a CDS encoding polyprenyl synthetase family protein, whose translation MLNIDLTKSSKLDDIVSSDLLAMNDFIFKNVNDEGTKLATDITSHLINSGGKKIRPKLIFIMCKMLNYSGESRVNIAASVEFIHNATLLHDDVLDESKARHGVATANKIWGNKSSILVGDLLLTLAFKWLIECGNLSVLSILSKASNLLVKGEIKQMTTRFDPNTIRKNYFNIIGEKTASLFSACCEAASVVSGATSDETERLRNFGFNFGMAFQIIDDVLDYTANQGTLGKQLGKDFFEGKVTLPSIIAYEKGSPSEQKFWEKSFSSARHNFDQALQHINHHNAIHVSMEEAKHYINMAQSNIDTFSDSLYKTALIDFLNASIERQG comes from the coding sequence ATGCTAAACATTGATTTAACAAAAAGTAGTAAATTAGATGATATTGTATCCTCTGATTTATTGGCTATGAATGACTTTATCTTCAAAAATGTCAATGATGAAGGTACTAAGCTTGCTACCGATATTACATCTCATCTTATTAATTCAGGAGGAAAAAAGATAAGGCCTAAGCTCATTTTTATTATGTGTAAAATGCTGAATTACTCTGGAGAGAGTAGAGTCAACATTGCTGCATCGGTAGAATTTATACACAACGCTACTTTACTTCATGATGATGTGCTTGATGAAAGTAAGGCACGCCATGGAGTTGCAACAGCAAATAAAATTTGGGGAAATAAATCAAGCATTTTAGTTGGTGATCTATTATTGACCTTAGCATTTAAATGGCTTATAGAATGTGGGAATTTAAGTGTTCTCTCTATTTTATCTAAGGCATCTAATTTGCTTGTCAAGGGTGAGATAAAGCAGATGACAACGCGTTTTGACCCTAACACAATTAGGAAAAATTATTTTAATATCATTGGAGAAAAGACAGCATCTTTATTTTCTGCATGCTGCGAGGCTGCATCAGTAGTATCTGGAGCCACAAGTGACGAAACAGAGAGGCTAAGGAATTTCGGGTTTAATTTTGGTATGGCATTCCAAATAATTGATGACGTGCTAGATTATACTGCTAATCAAGGCACTTTAGGAAAGCAACTTGGAAAAGATTTCTTTGAAGGTAAAGTTACTTTACCTTCTATTATAGCATATGAAAAAGGCAGCCCATCAGAACAAAAATTCTGGGAGAAATCTTTTTCTTCAGCTAGACACAATTTTGACCAAGCATTACAACATATTAATCATCATAATGCCATTCATGTTTCTATGGAAGAAGCTAAACACTATATTAATATGGCGCAAAGTAATATTGATACTTTTTCTGATTCTCTTTATAAAACTGCTTTGATTGACTTTTTAAATGCAAGCATAGAAAGACAAGGATAG
- the trpS gene encoding tryptophan--tRNA ligase: MAEVVFSGIQPSGVLHLGNYLGAIKQWIGLQDKYKSLFCVVDLHAITANKLPANELKNNIFKAAATYIACGVDPEKSIIFNQSAVSGHAELGWLLGCYTPIGWLNRMTQFKDKAGSDKQKASLGLYSYPVLMAADILLYQTKYVPVGDDQKQHLELARDIASAFNNHYKCSHFIIPEILTLDCTSRIMSLRDGASKMSKSDSSEYSCINLDDTDDLIVKKIEKAKTDSILGFDFATLKCRPEVNNLVNIYSVLSDLNVEKVCEEVNKHDMKHFKKELAGLIISVISPIREKLNGLLKDQLHLHKILKEGTEKAAEIANNNIKKIKDIIGFVQ; this comes from the coding sequence ATGGCAGAAGTTGTCTTCTCAGGTATTCAGCCAAGTGGAGTATTACATTTGGGCAATTATCTTGGTGCAATTAAGCAGTGGATAGGCTTGCAAGATAAATATAAATCTCTTTTTTGTGTTGTTGATCTGCATGCAATCACAGCAAATAAGCTTCCCGCAAATGAATTAAAAAATAATATTTTCAAAGCAGCAGCAACTTATATTGCATGTGGAGTAGATCCAGAAAAGTCCATTATTTTCAATCAATCCGCAGTTAGTGGTCATGCAGAATTGGGCTGGCTGCTGGGGTGCTATACACCAATTGGTTGGCTTAATCGTATGACTCAATTTAAAGATAAGGCTGGCAGCGATAAACAAAAAGCTTCTCTTGGGTTATATAGCTACCCGGTACTTATGGCTGCGGATATATTGCTGTATCAAACTAAATATGTTCCTGTTGGCGATGATCAAAAACAGCATTTAGAACTTGCACGTGATATTGCATCAGCTTTTAACAATCATTATAAATGTAGTCATTTCATCATACCGGAAATCTTAACTTTGGATTGTACATCAAGAATAATGAGCTTAAGAGATGGAGCAAGCAAGATGAGCAAATCTGATTCTTCAGAATACTCATGCATTAACCTTGACGATACAGATGACTTGATTGTCAAGAAAATAGAAAAAGCAAAAACAGATTCAATTCTAGGCTTTGATTTTGCTACTTTAAAGTGCCGTCCAGAAGTAAACAATTTGGTAAACATTTATTCAGTGCTTAGTGATTTAAATGTGGAAAAAGTGTGTGAAGAAGTGAATAAACATGATATGAAACACTTTAAAAAAGAGTTAGCTGGCTTAATCATCAGTGTTATATCACCCATACGTGAGAAGTTGAACGGTCTTTTGAAGGATCAGCTCCATTTACATAAAATATTAAAAGAAGGTACAGAAAAAGCAGCAGAGATTGCAAATAACAATATAAAAAAGATCAAGGATATTATAGGGTTTGTTCAATAG
- the ccmC gene encoding heme ABC transporter permease CcmC has protein sequence MFLLKPTNFTSFTKKALPWLGVICFACFLIGMFLALFFSPGDYKQGEIVRIMYLHVPSAWLALGIYGLIASLSFISLVWNNSVASVLAHAAAPAGTVFSAICLITGSIWGKGTWGTWWVWDARLTSMLILFFLYVGYFSLWSAFDNQARAEKSSAVFAIFSAINIPIVKFSVNLWSTLHQPASIFRKGGVAIEGSLLLPLIAMFIFCTTLFLVVWILNALHLINLQKIKREISMRY, from the coding sequence ATGTTTTTATTAAAGCCTACAAATTTCACTTCTTTTACTAAAAAAGCTCTACCTTGGCTTGGGGTTATTTGTTTCGCATGTTTTTTAATTGGAATGTTCTTGGCATTATTCTTCTCCCCAGGAGATTATAAACAAGGAGAAATCGTACGAATTATGTATCTTCATGTGCCTTCTGCATGGCTTGCTCTTGGAATATACGGACTCATTGCATCACTCAGTTTCATTTCGTTGGTATGGAACAATAGTGTTGCTAGTGTCTTAGCACATGCCGCTGCTCCTGCAGGGACAGTCTTTTCGGCAATATGTTTAATCACAGGTAGCATCTGGGGAAAAGGAACATGGGGTACTTGGTGGGTATGGGATGCAAGGCTTACTTCAATGCTGATTTTGTTTTTTCTGTATGTTGGTTATTTTTCATTGTGGAGCGCTTTTGATAATCAAGCAAGAGCAGAGAAATCATCAGCAGTATTTGCCATTTTTAGTGCTATAAATATTCCCATAGTAAAATTTTCTGTGAATTTATGGTCTACTCTTCATCAGCCAGCAAGTATTTTTAGAAAAGGTGGAGTAGCAATAGAAGGTTCTTTACTGCTGCCACTCATTGCAATGTTTATATTTTGTACCACACTTTTTTTAGTAGTGTGGATACTTAATGCCCTTCATTTAATTAATTTGCAGAAGATAAAGAGAGAAATCAGCATGCGATATTAG
- a CDS encoding nucleotide exchange factor GrpE produces MSDSNKEKKKKFADMVSKRKGDDQEDQQIGDLSEELNILKERAVQLEDHLRRAVADNENVKRIMQKQISDASDYAVTKFARDMIDSCDNLKKAMENLKDDDPIHEGIKVAHQKIVSDLKKHGIEEIDPIGNSFDSNLHQAVVEREDNEKEPGTIVEVLQTGYTIKNRLLRPAMVILSKKSADCESN; encoded by the coding sequence ATGTCAGATAGTAATAAAGAGAAAAAAAAGAAATTTGCAGATATGGTCAGTAAACGAAAAGGGGATGACCAAGAAGATCAGCAAATAGGTGATTTAAGTGAAGAGCTTAATATATTAAAAGAACGTGCAGTTCAGCTTGAAGATCATTTACGTCGCGCTGTTGCGGATAATGAAAACGTTAAACGTATAATGCAAAAGCAAATTAGCGATGCAAGTGATTATGCAGTCACAAAATTTGCACGTGATATGATCGACTCTTGTGATAATTTAAAAAAAGCAATGGAAAACTTGAAAGATGATGATCCTATTCATGAAGGAATAAAAGTGGCGCACCAAAAGATTGTGAGTGATCTAAAAAAACATGGAATAGAAGAAATAGATCCAATTGGTAACTCTTTTGACAGCAATTTACATCAAGCTGTTGTGGAAAGAGAAGATAATGAAAAAGAGCCTGGCACTATTGTAGAAGTACTACAAACTGGTTATACCATTAAAAATAGGTTGCTTCGTCCTGCAATGGTTATTCTTTCTAAAAAATCTGCTGATTGCGAAAGTAACTAA
- a CDS encoding cell cycle transcriptional regulator TrcR produces MGDTFLMSMESSKDNKDKNQQFLMQVAAWLVDNTSLTFNQIAQCCKLSLEKVQDIADGEIEVEKYDPIISEIITEKEIDNCKKNPNLVPNLIIKNIKRAKKVSILGFASTARRRDKPNAIYYLVKKFPILNNNVIAKLVSTTNYTVEQVRDRSHHNMLNIKPQDPVLLGLCSQENLEAEVERAKVEEEKKQRLKNINNSY; encoded by the coding sequence ATGGGAGATACTTTTTTGATGTCAATGGAATCTTCTAAAGACAATAAGGATAAAAATCAACAATTTCTCATGCAAGTAGCTGCTTGGTTGGTTGATAACACTAGCTTAACTTTTAATCAAATAGCACAATGTTGCAAGTTATCCCTTGAAAAAGTACAAGACATAGCTGATGGGGAAATAGAAGTTGAAAAGTATGACCCTATTATTTCTGAAATAATTACTGAAAAAGAAATCGATAATTGCAAAAAAAATCCAAATCTTGTACCAAATTTGATTATAAAAAATATAAAAAGAGCAAAGAAGGTTAGCATTCTTGGCTTTGCTTCTACAGCAAGGCGTAGAGATAAACCTAATGCGATTTATTATTTGGTAAAAAAATTTCCTATCTTGAACAATAATGTTATAGCTAAGCTAGTTAGTACAACAAATTACACAGTTGAGCAGGTAAGAGATAGATCTCATCATAACATGCTCAATATCAAACCTCAAGATCCTGTACTACTTGGTTTATGTAGCCAGGAAAATTTAGAAGCGGAAGTAGAAAGAGCGAAAGTAGAAGAAGAGAAGAAACAAAGATTAAAAAATATAAATAATAGCTATTGA
- the rho gene encoding transcription termination factor Rho codes for MTTINEDILAKEKVVDQPEKSEQIHNANAVKQMTSESAEKHKKTLDLSELKEKTAEELLELAEERKISTSGKGNGRMLKQEIIFSLMKKMSEEGGITTGSGVVEILPDGFGFLRSASANYAPSTDDVYISNGQIKKFNLRTGDIACGEIRPPGDKERYFTLTKVHSINSTEISELRKYVHFDNLLPLYPEKSLILENNSSGDNKGDNKKDINMRAVDIVTPLGKGQRALIVAPPRTGKTILLQQMADSIAKNHPEIKLIVLLIDERPEEVTDMIRSVKGEVVSSTFDEPAYRHVQLAEIVIEKAKRMVEHKKDVVILLDSITRLARAYNAVIPSSGKVLTGGVDSNALQRPKRFFGAARNIENGGSLTIIATALIETGSKMDDVIFEEFKGTGNAEIILDRKLADKRIFPAIDITKSGTRKEELLVDKAILNKIWVLRRILNPMGSVEAMEFLRDKLLLTKSNADFFNSMNH; via the coding sequence ATGACAACAATCAATGAAGATATCTTAGCAAAAGAAAAGGTTGTAGATCAACCTGAAAAAAGTGAACAAATTCATAATGCTAACGCAGTAAAACAAATGACCAGTGAAAGTGCTGAAAAACACAAGAAAACATTAGACCTGAGCGAATTGAAAGAAAAAACAGCAGAAGAATTGTTAGAGCTAGCTGAAGAAAGAAAAATTTCAACTAGTGGTAAAGGCAATGGCAGGATGCTAAAACAGGAAATAATATTCAGTTTAATGAAGAAAATGAGTGAAGAAGGAGGCATAACCACAGGAAGTGGAGTAGTCGAAATATTGCCTGATGGTTTTGGTTTCTTACGTTCAGCAAGTGCAAATTATGCTCCAAGTACTGATGATGTTTATATTTCTAATGGCCAAATAAAGAAGTTTAATTTACGTACAGGAGATATAGCATGTGGAGAAATAAGGCCACCTGGTGATAAGGAAAGATATTTTACTTTAACTAAGGTTCACAGTATAAACTCTACTGAAATCAGTGAATTAAGAAAGTACGTACATTTTGATAATTTGCTTCCACTTTATCCTGAAAAAAGCCTCATCCTTGAAAACAACAGTAGCGGAGATAATAAAGGAGATAATAAAAAAGATATAAACATGCGTGCTGTAGATATAGTTACACCTCTTGGAAAAGGACAAAGAGCATTGATAGTTGCTCCACCTCGTACAGGAAAAACGATATTGCTTCAGCAAATGGCTGACTCTATAGCTAAAAATCATCCTGAAATAAAACTAATAGTATTACTTATAGATGAAAGACCCGAAGAAGTAACAGATATGATACGCTCTGTAAAGGGTGAAGTGGTAAGCTCTACATTTGATGAACCTGCCTACCGTCATGTTCAGCTTGCTGAAATAGTAATAGAAAAAGCTAAAAGAATGGTCGAGCACAAAAAAGATGTAGTGATTTTGCTTGATTCTATAACTCGTCTTGCACGTGCTTATAATGCAGTCATTCCTTCGTCTGGAAAGGTTCTAACCGGCGGTGTAGATTCAAATGCGCTGCAAAGACCAAAACGCTTTTTTGGAGCAGCTCGTAATATTGAAAATGGTGGTTCTTTGACAATCATCGCTACAGCCCTTATAGAAACTGGTTCAAAAATGGATGATGTTATTTTTGAAGAGTTTAAAGGCACAGGTAATGCTGAAATTATACTAGATAGAAAACTTGCTGATAAACGTATATTCCCTGCTATTGATATTACAAAATCCGGAACAAGGAAGGAAGAGCTATTAGTTGATAAGGCCATACTAAATAAAATATGGGTATTGCGTAGGATACTTAATCCTATGGGATCTGTTGAAGCAATGGAGTTTTTACGTGACAAACTACTTTTAACAAAGAGCAATGCTGACTTTTTTAACTCCATGAATCACTAA
- the rpsP gene encoding 30S ribosomal protein S16: MAVKIRLARFGAKKRPFYRIVVADSRAPRDGRFIERIGQYDPMLPKDNKNRVVVKADRLKHWLSVGAQATERVMWFIKKSIVDLETESKKIEKKKVEKVQGQEA; encoded by the coding sequence ATGGCAGTTAAAATAAGGTTAGCAAGGTTTGGGGCAAAGAAGCGTCCTTTTTATAGGATAGTTGTAGCCGACTCACGAGCACCAAGAGATGGGCGCTTTATTGAGAGAATAGGACAATATGATCCAATGTTGCCAAAAGACAATAAAAATCGTGTTGTGGTAAAAGCTGATAGATTAAAACATTGGCTAAGTGTAGGAGCGCAAGCAACTGAAAGGGTAATGTGGTTCATTAAAAAAAGCATAGTAGATTTAGAAACAGAATCGAAAAAAATAGAAAAGAAAAAAGTTGAGAAAGTACAAGGGCAAGAAGCATAA
- a CDS encoding peptidylprolyl isomerase: protein MSIRNFFTKAIVLLLVCLLIFMGIGNLLSNDDERKELAKVGKEVITSDEYKLLYQNYEKQISGSDVSKEQVKKLKYDLLNALIEQKLLFNLISELGLKVGEESIKSHIKNTKYFQDDKGEFDHNKFNQTLNSLHITEKEYIEKLEEILPAMMFMTSLFKDNYPVTFGESVDEQIYKNRYQTRVIDIVKITEDAITDVPEPDDQALLDLYERNKSNFYYPEYRTAQYISLDQKYFEDQIRISDEEVDSIIEHQELKNQRDIFNVIFPTKEKAEIARRELEESKARFEQIIEEFNKVKLDETRVNNITKDFLPENMREKVFALKTGEVSEVLTSNFGWHVIKVESIHQISDEDLVDLKKDIRSVLTNQKSFEKVNDFINQVNYKIYNGATIEEISNNYNLPIQTIGPVDASGKDQSGNEVGNSSDFISFIFSREKDQKNYFKGVGDTVVGVKISDIVPPKLQSFEESRESAIKLWRSKFIKERMFKMGQEVAVQLREKTDLEEMQGIKLVKGQQIQRNEQNYPFSFIEEIFNMKTTNSVTDPIQYNNEIIIGVLKQMHSSNGKLNMLDTGKRVMISLKEQLISYLKSKYRVEVNHAMIDDI from the coding sequence ATGAGTATTAGAAATTTTTTTACCAAGGCAATCGTTCTTCTTTTAGTTTGCTTATTAATCTTTATGGGGATTGGCAATCTTTTATCAAATGATGATGAAAGGAAAGAATTAGCTAAAGTAGGAAAGGAAGTTATAACATCAGATGAATATAAATTACTATATCAAAATTATGAAAAGCAAATTTCTGGATCTGATGTAAGTAAAGAACAAGTAAAAAAGCTGAAATATGATTTACTTAACGCACTTATAGAGCAAAAACTATTGTTTAACCTAATTAGCGAACTTGGATTAAAAGTTGGAGAAGAATCTATCAAAAGCCATATAAAAAATACCAAGTACTTTCAGGACGATAAAGGAGAATTTGACCATAATAAATTCAATCAAACTCTAAATAGCCTGCATATAACAGAAAAGGAATATATAGAAAAGCTAGAGGAAATCCTGCCTGCAATGATGTTCATGACTTCGTTATTTAAAGATAATTATCCGGTAACTTTTGGTGAGAGTGTTGATGAGCAGATATACAAAAATCGCTACCAAACTAGAGTAATTGATATTGTTAAAATAACTGAGGATGCAATTACAGACGTTCCTGAACCAGATGATCAAGCCTTACTTGATTTGTATGAAAGAAATAAGTCCAATTTTTATTACCCTGAGTATCGAACTGCGCAATACATTTCTCTGGATCAAAAATATTTTGAAGATCAAATCAGAATTTCAGATGAAGAGGTTGATAGTATAATAGAACATCAGGAACTTAAAAATCAAAGAGACATATTCAATGTGATATTTCCTACCAAAGAAAAAGCTGAAATAGCAAGAAGAGAACTTGAAGAAAGTAAAGCAAGATTTGAACAAATAATAGAAGAGTTTAATAAAGTGAAACTCGATGAAACCAGAGTAAATAATATAACTAAGGATTTCTTACCTGAAAATATGAGAGAAAAGGTATTTGCTCTCAAAACAGGTGAAGTAAGTGAAGTTTTAACAAGCAATTTTGGATGGCACGTAATAAAGGTAGAAAGCATACATCAAATCTCTGATGAAGACTTGGTTGATTTAAAAAAAGACATAAGGTCAGTTTTAACCAATCAAAAGTCTTTTGAAAAAGTCAATGATTTCATAAATCAAGTGAATTATAAGATATACAATGGTGCAACGATTGAAGAAATCTCCAATAATTACAATTTACCTATACAAACCATTGGTCCAGTAGATGCTAGTGGAAAAGACCAAAGTGGTAATGAAGTAGGAAATTCCAGCGATTTCATTTCTTTCATTTTTTCACGCGAGAAAGATCAGAAGAATTATTTTAAGGGTGTTGGAGATACTGTTGTTGGTGTAAAAATCAGTGATATCGTTCCTCCTAAATTACAAAGTTTTGAAGAAAGTAGGGAATCAGCCATAAAGCTTTGGCGTAGTAAATTTATAAAAGAAAGAATGTTTAAAATGGGACAAGAAGTAGCAGTTCAACTAAGAGAAAAGACAGATTTGGAAGAAATGCAAGGTATAAAATTGGTTAAAGGCCAGCAAATACAACGCAATGAACAAAACTACCCTTTTTCTTTCATAGAAGAGATTTTCAATATGAAAACAACTAATTCGGTAACAGATCCTATTCAATACAATAATGAAATTATAATAGGCGTTCTAAAACAAATGCATTCATCAAATGGTAAATTAAACATGCTTGACACCGGAAAACGTGTGATGATATCGCTAAAGGAACAGTTAATTAGCTATCTAAAATCAAAGTATAGAGTAGAAGTTAATCATGCTATGATTGATGATATATAA